In one Lycium barbarum isolate Lr01 chromosome 7, ASM1917538v2, whole genome shotgun sequence genomic region, the following are encoded:
- the LOC132601403 gene encoding uncharacterized protein LOC132601403, whose protein sequence is MECIETVSYSFVINGGLAQPFKGKRGIMQGDPMSPYLFVLGIEYLQREMNQPANNPKFNFHPRCKRMKLFSNASGVQEKLDKISLYITGVFPQVKEDIFLALGYVEGSLPFKYLGVPLSPKKLSVSYLLRQFLFGMQTYWAQIVLLPKKVMKLIDAVCRSFLWTGMGKISKKALVSWEKICQPQAAGGLNVIHMGLWNKAVILKQLCAISQNKTL, encoded by the exons ATGGAGTGTATTGAAACTGTTTCCTATTCCTTTGTCATAAATGGTGGCTTAGCACAACCATTCAAAGGTAAAAGGGGCATCATGCAAGGTGATCCAATGTCACCTTACCTGTTTGTTCTTGGTATAGAATATTTACAAAGGGAAATGAACCAGCCGGCTAATAATCCAAAGTTCAACTTTCACCCAAGATGCAAGAGAATGAAA TTGTTCTCAAATGCTTCTGGTGTACAAGAAAAGTTAGACAAGATTTCTTTGTATATAACAGGAGTGTTCCCACAGGTGAAGGAGGATATTTTTCTAGCCCTTGGTTATGTGGAAGGATCTCTTCCTTTCAAATATCTAGGAGTACCATTATCACCCAAAAAGCTATCTGTCAGCTA CTTATTAAGGCAGTTTCTGTTTGGCATGCAAACGTATTGGGCACAGATTGTTTTGCTACCAAAGAAGGTCATGAAGCTCATTGATGCTGTTTGTAGATCCTTTCTATGGACAGGGATGGGGAAAATATCCAAGAAGGCTCTGGTTTCCTGGGAAAAAATATGCCAACCACAAGCAGCTGGTGGACTTAATGTTATACACATGGGATTGTGGAACAAGGCTGTAATATTGAAACAATTATGTGCCATTTCACAGAACAAAACTCTCTAA
- the LOC132601404 gene encoding uncharacterized protein LOC132601404, protein MDTPKNAAWVVRKIIGSRKKVIQLQNIQGDLHKMLGQMQLHGKFQIKKAYCLLLPQLPRVPWKTIVLHKQIHPRFKFNLWLAAQKRLSTFDRLQKIGIQVPMECVFCDRGVETFDYLFFACSINRGLWGKLLQWLGHYETIGTWKEEIHWICNMAHGTNGAASITCSVFGMMVYCIWQERNSIRFQPGQYNATRVYRGISLHMHIKGRHKAKWQPILSTLNCFA, encoded by the coding sequence ATGGACACACCCAAGAATGCTGCTTGGGTGGTCAGGAAAATCATTGGCAGCAGGAAGAAGGTGATCCAACTGCAGAATATACAGGGTGATCTTCATAAGATGTTGGGCCAAATGCAGTTACATGGGAAATTCCAAATAAAAAAAGCTTACTGCTTGCTACTCCCACAATTACCAAGAGTTCCCTGGAAAACAATTGTGTTGCATAAACAAATACATCCAAGATTTAAATTCAATCTTTGGTTGGCTGCTCAGAAAAGACTCTCCACTTTTGATAGGTTGCAAAAGATTGGTATTCAAGTACCCATGGAGTGTGTGTTCTGTGACAGGGGCGTAGAAACATTTGATTACTTGTTCTTTGCTTGTTCTATTAATAGAGGACTATGGGGCAAACTACTGCAATGGCTAGGACATTACGAAACTATTGGTACATGGAAAGAGGAAATACATTGGATTTGTAACATGGCACACGGAACGAATGGTGCTGCATCTATCACTTGTAGTGTCTTTGGTATGATGGTGTATTGCATATGGCAAGAGAGGAACTCCATAAGGTTTCAACCGGGCCAATACAATGCTACAAGGGTCTACAGGGGTATTTCTTTGCATATGCACATTAAAGGAAGACACAAGGCTAAATGGCAACCTATATTGAGTACTTTGAACTGTTTTGCTTAA